A window of Cryptomeria japonica chromosome 3, Sugi_1.0, whole genome shotgun sequence contains these coding sequences:
- the LOC131070378 gene encoding inorganic phosphate transporter 2-1, chloroplastic, producing the protein MVGFGLVYGGVGAVFWKSLARVVSSWVISPFMGAAVSFLVYKCIRTFVYSAPNPGQAAAAAAPIAVFLGIAGLSYIAFPLSAVPLIAAAQALGCGILGAVLITKVIQQQLGNLLESSKDPQSDERGIPRQINLLSEIAGPKGDQLTIVYSIFGYLQVLSACFMSFAHGANDVANAIGPITAALSILQGTHLSGNIAVPIDVLAWGGFGIVSGLMVWGYKVMATIGKKITELTPTRGFAAEFAAASVVVIASKLGLPISATHTLVGAVMGVGFARGLNNVRVETMREIVASWAVTIPIGAVLSVMYSWILIKFIPSLC; encoded by the exons ATGGTGGGTTTTGGGCTGGTATATGGAGGCGTTGGAGCTGTCTTTTGGAAATCATTAGCTAGAGTTGTTTCATCATGGGTTATATCCCCATTTATGGGTGCTGCGGTTTCATTCCTTGTTTACAAGTGTATTCGTACG TTTGTCTACAGTGCTCCAAATCCAGGGCAAGCTGCAGCAGCCGCTGCACCTATTGCAGTATTTTTAGGAATTGCAGGTCTTTCATATATAGCATTTCCCTTGAGTGCAGTTCCATTGATTGCCGCAGCACAAGCCCTTGGATGTGGTATTTTAGGAGCTGTTCTTATAACCAAAGTCATTCAACAACAGCTAGGAAATCTGCTTGAGTCATCAAAAGATCCTCAATCAGATGAAAGAGGGATTCCTAGACAGATCAATCTATTATCAGAAATAGCTGGTCCCAAAGGTGATCAGCTGACAATAGTTTATAGTATCTTTGGATATTTGCAAGTACTTTCTGCTTGCTTCATGTCATTTGCACACGGAGCAAATGACGTTGCAAATGCCATTGGCCCCATCACTGCAGCTTTATCAATTCTCCAAGGAACACATCTAAGTGGAAACATAGCTGTCCCTATTGATGTGCTTGCATGGGGTGGATTTGGAATTGTTTCTGGCTTGATGGTATGGGGCTATAAGGTTATGGCAACCATAGGCAAGAAAATTACAGAACTAACCCCAACAAGAGGTTTCGCAGCTGAGTTTGCAGCTGCTAGTGTTGTGGTTATTGCGTCAAAACTTGGGCTTCCTATTTCTGCTACACATACCTTAGTAGGAGCAGTGATGGGAGTTGGATTTGCCAGAGGCCTTAACAATGTCCGGGTTGAAACAATGCGGGagatagttgcctcttgggctGTGACAATTCCAATAGGAGCTGTCTTGTCTGTTATGTATTCATGGATTCTGATAAAGTTTATTCCATCACTGTGTTAA